The Microtus ochrogaster isolate Prairie Vole_2 chromosome 4, MicOch1.0, whole genome shotgun sequence nucleotide sequence gtgggtgacagttgcatggctggggcagactgtggggccactggcagcagCATCAGGATTTATCTGTGtgcactggcttttggggaacccattGTCTTTGGATGGATGCTTTGCTCAGCCAAGATATAGTAGAGAAgtccttggaccttccccaaagcaatgtgccttaccctctctgaggattggatgggggtgggggtggggagaaggtggatggaatgggaggagaggaggtgtgggaactggtattggtatgtaaaatgaaaagagatagattgattagttttttaaaaacagaaaagaaattataaaaaagagcTCCTCCTGAAGAAATAGATTATTGctaataagaaaactgaagaaaaatgcctgtgttatttaaaaaatatcaaagaatataacacagaaaaaaaatgattgataagattatataaatgtgtaaacctaactaaaaactaaataaaactatcAGAAATCTCTCGGATCTGATTCTATATGAATCCCCTAAATAGTTGATGTTACTTACTGATGctgtataaattaaattaaaagtgaattctgagaaaaatatcagcttgaaagaatgaattttttgagatataaaaatgtgtatatataattctTGATTAGAATAATATAAATAGTTGCCCTCaactttcataaatatttattgagtaggCCTTTTTAAATACAAGGCTTCAGTGAATATGCATAGAgtatttgttgaaattttattcaacaacataaaaatagaGCCACATCATTCTGAGTTCTTTAATCCTCCTGTTAAAATCACAATTTTAACACATCACAAACTATTGAGAAAAATGCTATTTTACCATTTTTATAACTATAGATTATCTCCAGAAGAAATCAGAGTTACAATCCCCCTTTGCTTTCTGTTCCATCCCTTCACTCCTGCAAACATTTACTGCttgtctttaaatgtttttgcatttttactGGCCTTCAACttagaaaataatcttttttactacagatttaaaaatgctcaacataataatttctgaaaaaatgtataattttctctAAGATCTTGATTTGGGCAAAGTGCCTGATATTTGAGAGAATGGGTATTTAAGatatcacatcaatagaaatcATTTGCCTTAGGCTTTATGGCACTATGTCCTAGTACAGAGCACTTtcaattaaaataagttttattttattttataaccaaaATCCATAAATGTATTGAATTTGTTTGAAGCTTAggggattaaaaaaaagtctctaatGCATTATCTAAATTAAGCAAAGTTACTTAGAAGATCACAATCaataagaacagaaggaaggttGCAATTTCAATATAACTAAAGCTCAGACGCAACTTCTACTGTAATATAATTACACGGTTGGGCATTTTTACAAgccaaaatggaagaaaatatttttgttagaaaCAGGTTTTGCATTGATGGTGTTTTCCTTTCATGAAGTCAATGTATTGAAAAATCCCTGCAACGTCATAACTTTAAAGTTGCTCTAGACTTAGATGctattaattattttcatatgttttaatAGAGGCTcaaagaactgaaacagagagaATTTGCTCGAAATGTAGCATCTAAAtccaggaaggatggaagaaaacaggaaaaggcaCTCCAACGTCTTCACAAGCTGGCTGAGCTAAGAAAGGAAACTGTGTGGTGAGTCTATAAGAAAATGTTAACTTTCCTTAAAATACACCTAAAACATAGCTGCAGGAGTTAGAAACGAAGAGCGAGAATCTATTTATTTCAGTCCACAGAAAAaggcatgcatgtttgtgtggccTTCTGCAGAAGAGCaatttgaatttcatttaaacACCTGTTTAATGCACATTTCACTAAACCCACAAATTACTGTAATCTCAGCTTTAAGAGTAAATTTTACATCAGTAGAGGCTCGTATCTAAGCCATCTTAATTGAAAGCTGTCCCATTTCTTTGTGAAATTCAAACCATTCAACTGAGGATAAGAGCACACCACTATCTCCCGACTTTTAGCAAAAAGAGTTTTTTGAGGagatcttattttgttttttaaatgataatttggAGGCCGTTTCTTcgaaattacttttaaatttgagAAAGAGAGGTCAGGAAGATACTGCACACTTCAGAAGCAGCTCAAAATTAGTTTCCCTGTGAATAAACTATAGCTGGACTGTGAGAAGTTCACAGCTCTTAAACTTTGACCTGCTTCTCAGAGTGAGCAGCTGTTAGATGTGAACAGAGTCATAATTCAGACCTCACCAGCCCAGTCAGGGCAATTCTATTAAAAGAAGATCACTTGTAACGTGCCCTTATTTCTCTCAACAAATGAAGTCTCTCTTGTTACTGTCTATAACAAAGATTTCATGCTAAATTAATTTCTTGTAGAGTATTGCTATGGAATATTTAGACTAATAAGCCATTTTAGaaattccaaatttaaaatttagaacagTGTGAGCATTTTTTAAAGATCCTTGTGGAATTGTTTGAATAGAGAGCTGTTCAACTAAAGCAATGAGATCTGTTTACTGTTGTGGCATCAGATGCCTAGTTGCTGCCAATCAACTATACACGATTCTGTATAGAATCATGGGACCTAACTACTATATAATGCAGTAATCTAGGAATAGAATTTGCCACATCGCTTCGATATGTTaagaaaactgtatttataaCTTATAAACAATATTCATATTACTTATCTTAACTAAAACTTCCAGTAGacaatatttctcattttatacacacacgaacatacacaACCCAATTAGTTTTATGTATAAGAAAATGGCAATGTTATTTAGAAGCAAGCCAGGCAAGCAGACGTACGTTgtgttaaagattttaaaaatcaggtatgatatttggccatttgaaattccttACAAACAAAGCTTAGAATAGAATGGAATTTCTCTTAAGATAACTAGTACTATAAAGGTAAGGTTTTAAGAATTCCTATATTATATAAGGCTGAGTCATTCTTTTACATTGAAATTCATTATATACTTCCAAATATAAATGGgatataattcatattttagaTGAACAGTACTCTATCCTATGAgaatacatattataaaataactttcaacttcaaattgattttaattttttgagcttAGCAATTCCAAAAGACCCATATCTCTTTTCTAGATAACTGACAGCAAAGTGTTGGGCAAAAGAAGACTTGATGAAATCTGACTGAAATGAATCATTGAACCAAATTCCCAGCCTTTCAAAAATCtttattaagattttattaaGATCTTTATTAAGGTGgaatttgttggtttgtttttgtctgtttctttggtATTTGTTTTATAGGATTCATGTTGAAAATTattgccatttaaaaataattttactgtaGAGACTTTTATAATGCCCTATTAAGTGGCTATTTGGGTAGAAAAATTAATTGGGAAGCGATAATCTATAAGCAAAAGAATGCTATGCATATTGTTTACAGCTGTAGAGAGAATGCTAGACAATAACTCCAGGTTACCCCAACAATGACCAGCCACAAAATCATACTGAATCACTGGCAAAGGTAACTGCACCCTATTAAATAActacaaaacatatttaaatcaCAGTCATAAATTCATAACAGATgctaaatttgaaaacaaaagatcCATCAATAGTCAGGTGTGAATGACGGAGAAACTGAGGATGGCCATAGTCACGGCTGAACTGTCTGCTACGGACAGACTCAGAACCAGGACAATCATTGCCTTCATTTGTGCACCCAATACTGTCTCCACCATGATCCAGTGAACACTTCTTATCCAGTGGGTGCACAAATTATCTTGGCTAGACTAAGCAgagcaggaaaagaaaccaaaagccAGGGTCTGGGAAGAGGACTTTTAGATATTGTGAGGTACAGTGTTTTGATGTGGACAGGCAGAACATTAAAGGACTTGGCATGGAGAAAGCAATCGGAACACACTACCTACATGTATAACAGTATCAAACTAAAAAGATTAATCAATAAAGgtaaaaaagattttccaaaaaaaaagtgtaattatATATCTAAGAAATAAGTCATTGGATGGTTTTCTCCTAAATTCTCCTATTAACGTATGTTTTGCAGTGCTCCTGGAAGTGGCCCCATGTTCAAGTCAACAACTGTTACTGTGAGAGAAAATCTCCATGAAGTTTCCCAAAGAGAGGCTGTAGATTCCACTAATAACCAGCAAGAGCGAACTCCTagtgaggagaaggggaaagatgtCACTACAGCTTCTGCAGAAATGGAAAGTGCCAGGAACTGCACAGCCAACAATGGCCAGCTTGGGGATCAAGCGCAGGGCATCCATAGACATAGAGTTGgtttttcctttgcatttccaAAGAAAGCCTCTGTGAAGCTGGAGTGTTCAGCTGCCGCCTTCTCTGAATGCAGTGATGAGTCCTCTGTGGAGAAAGAATCTGGCAGGAAAACTAGATTTGTCCCCAGCACTTGTCACATGCAACTATCATCACCAACATGTGAGCTTCTCGGTTCTGAAGAGGAAGCTAACTCTTTTCACCCACCAGAGGCCATGTGCACTGACCAAACAACTCCCCAAGtggaagagatgaaagaaatctTTAACGAAAAAAATACACCGTTGACTTCCTTTTGCCAGCTTCAACTCCCTGTATGCTCTGATGCAGATACCTGTCAAAATTCAGCACCATTTGAAGATCAAAGATCAATGGCAGATGTTGTTAATGAAGACATACTTGTGAGTCAAAACAACCCtgacttcacagaaaaaaatcccacTGTGCCTAATGACTGCACACCAGCACAAACAACCACAGAGGAAAATGCTAAGATTAATGATGTGACCAAAATggaaactggaaataaaattGATCATGAACCATTGGTACCTTCAAATGCTGCAGAGAACAACACAAGGTTACAAAAAGGACCAGATTTATGGAAAAGACAATGTGACCCATTTGTACCTGTACTTAACAAACTTGGATCTACAGTCCTTCAGTGGCCATCAGAAATGCTTATTTATACAACTACAGAGCCATCAATATCTTATAGCTGTAATCCACTCTGTTTTGACTTCAAGTCCACTAAATTAAACAACAATCAACACAAAACTAAGCTGACCTTAAATGACCTTAATTATCAACAGGAGGAAGACTTTAGCAAGAGACCAGATGCTGATTGCCATGATGAACCAATTGCAGGAGTCACAAATGGTGAAATTAGCGGGAATAAAAATGGTGACACTAAAGTTGCTGCTCTTCAGGCTGTCCACGTTCTGTCTAATAGTTATGATTCAGAACAAAATGAGAATGTGGACCAGAAACATAAAGACATTTCCTGtataaacagaaaagcaaacaaatacaacTTTACTAGAAATCAAATTAGACGAGGTACTCTAAATGAGAAATACAACAAAAGCAGGTTGAAGGAGACTCATGAACACTGGTTCcataaaagcagaaggaagaagaaaaggagaaagttatGTCACCATCACCATGAGGAGACAACCAAAGAACCTGAAGTTCCCTGCAAAGTGGAAATGGACAGCCAGTGCACTGATGAGTCAAGAAAGGGTTCACAGGAACCAGTTCCTGATAGCCAGCAAGGGAGTCCAGAGCAACAGACAGACTTACATCAGCCACCTGATGAAAGAGCCAATGCAGAATCTATAAATGTAAGCGAAAATGGAGAAATGAATACAACATGGAACCATGAATCCAACAACGATGTTATCAGTTCTCAAAAccatgaaggaagaaacaaaatagtTGTAAATGGACACGCAAATCCACCAATGATGCGTTCTGGGAAACAAAATCCGACATATTCCAGAACTTTCTGTTGTTGGAAAGCCAGGACGTCCAGCTGTCAAGGGGATGACAGGGGCTTAGTTCCTCAAAATGATGTAAAAGGCCCCAGTCAGAATCAGCCTGTTAAAAGAGGTTACAATTCTCTCATGAACGAAGCAGAAAGATTTCATCGGAAACGCAGACAACACTCATGTTCTTATTCATCTGATGAAAACCATCAGAATCGTTTAGCGGAAGAGTATTTGGGGCCACCAAGTGCTTCAGTCACTCCCTGTCAGCCCAAGAAGAAacgaaggagaaaaagaagtagaTTCCACATTGGAGGCAGAACTGTGAAAGTCAAAGACAATTCAGATTATTCCATGAAGAGAAGTTCTTCTTTGAGTCCCTCGGATGGCTTAgtaaaggaagacaaaaatgaCAACATTAAACCACAAGAAAACACAAGTCTCGAGAAGAGCTCagaacaaacagaacacaaagtGATGCTACATCCTTACAGTCCACTGCCTTCTGAAACCAGTGGCAAAAGTGAGCATCCAGCCACGGAGACTACTCCATCCGACTTATCGCAGGCTCCCGATGATCTCCCTACATCTGTGCATGTGGCTAGGGCCGAATCAAATGGCTCAAGTGACAGTACCTTGCTTGAACACAATCAAAGAAGCCAGACTACAAACAGCAATGAAAAGCAAATTCCTTTCAAGGTGCCTAATACTGAAAGGAACTTTAGAAACTCACAGACTAAATCATATATTTGCCGCTATGAACTGGCCGAGACCATTCCACAGGGAAAGATGAATGAGACACCGACCGAGTGGCTCTGTTACAATTCTGGAATCCTTAGCGCGCAGCCACCATTACAGTTCAAGGAAGCCCATGTCAGTGGCCACGCCTTTGTAACGACGGAGCAAATCTTGGCCCCATTAGCTTTACCAGAGCAAGCATTGTTAATTCCAATAGAAAACCATGACAAGTTAAAACATCTACCATGCGAGGTCTACCAGCACATTATTCAGCCAAACATGCTAGCCAACAAGGTCAAATTTACCTTTCCTCctactccccttccccctcctggCACTCCGGTGCCGCCTTTGCCTTTACAGCGGCCCTTCTGTTCTACCTCTGTTACTGCCATCCATCACACTGTTTTACAGCATCATGCTGCAGCCGCTGCAGCCGCCGCCGCAGCCGCAGCTGCAGGAACCTTCAAAGTGCTTCAGCCACATCAACAGTTTCTCCCACAAGTCCCAGCTCTCACCAGAGCATCTATACCTCAGATCTCGGTAGGAACTGTAGGACCTAGGCTTTGTCCCGGCAGCCAGCCAGCTCTGGTTGCTTCTCCTCAGATGCCAATCATCCCGGCGTCAGTTCTTCACCCCAGCCACTTGGCATTTCCACCATTACCCCATGCTCTTTTCCCTTCGCTGCTTTCACCCCATCCAACTGTCATTCCTCTGCAGCCCCTCTTCTAGTCACCAccataaagaaaagagaatatatacatacatatacatatatatatgagtagGTATCTATCTACGTGCATAATTGGCTATTTAACTGACAAAATAAACTGGCCAAAGTTGGCCTTATTGATTTCAAATCATTTACTGTAAGTGTAATGAtgctaataaattaataaagttgctgatatataatattattaaagCACTGAATAGTTTGAGAATCCCTACAATATATGCTGTATATTAAAATGATGTCTTAAAAGTATGcataatgtacataaaatatatttatagtacTGTAATTTATGTTGTAAAGTATGCTCCTTGTTTTTCTAATCTTTGTGTATTTGCACCTATTTGATGTTTAGACAAAGCTGATGACCCTATTTGTTTTGTATCATGTTCCTTGAATCTGTAAATTCAGTGAAATATATCTCTTGCAAtaaatttttgttaattatttaagTAAAACAAACTTTGGTGTTTAGGTGGTCTTTGCTGATTTACTAGTGTTGGCAATAGATTATGTTACATTTATGATTTTCTTGTGTCTCTTGGTATCATGGAATCACCAAGACACAAGTATTTCAGAGTTTTTCCACACTTAAAAGTTGTCATTAATCACAGCAAATACAATTGATAGTATATTTGTTTGAGTCTCTATTTCTTATAATATAGCTTATATTGAGAATTTATTGCATTTTGTAGCCAAGAATTTAGACAAAAGTCATGGAACTTTATATTTAATCAATATTAGGATTTGAAAGggtaataatatatattcatgagAAATGTATACTATTCCCCCATAGTTATACTAAAATAGAAATGTCAACTAATATAAGTGTATCATAAAacttttgaatattaaaattcttagttattatattcatttttcaaGTCCTATaggaaatatatatgaaaatattaatgtaaattaagaaataatttcaatttaGTAAATGACAACTTGAGATGAACTACAAAAGCATGGCCTGTGTCTTGATACACTCTTGAGAATATAGAcgtgagaaaaaataaaaatcaacagctGTCCCTTCAGTAATTCCAACTATGTGCTCAAGTTTGTAAACATCTTTCCAAGTCAGGTAGAAACAGCTTGTAGACATTTCCTGACTGCCTTTCAATATTCggtgtatcggcgtaaataaatgcaatgcagatataaaggaatatttacaactttaatgataaacttacagaacctaggttcccaagtagcccaggaggtaggaaagaaaagggcGGAGCCGCCTCCCGAGCCACCATTTATCGGTAtgcattcgcccgaggcaaacccgcctcCTAAAGGGGttggcttaaccctacaattcGGCTCTATGTGCAATTAGCTCAGTATTGTAGTTTATCAAACTGTTGATGGATAATGAAGAATGCAAATGGAAACCTTCGAAGAGCACAATTTCCCCAAGTAAGTTTCCTAGTTGTGTCTGCTACAGTTAATGGAATCATATAAGAGGTCTTCATGCCAGTCAGCATAGGTTACTTCATCAGACGCAAAGGTTAGAAGAGTCTTGTCATATCAGAGATGACAATAGACTTCAACATTCATGTGATCCTGTTCTGAGAAAGTATGTATGTAAACTAAATCGTCCTAAAAGGTAGAATAAAAGCATCCACCATaccataaaaatcaatataaagtcTTGTTTTAAATAAGAGCCAAGGAAGAAAGTTAgaacaattattttcattattatttactATAATAGTAATTTATTTGAATGTTCTCCTGAAAAAGAATTCCTGTGATGGATTAAATGTGTCCGTTTATGATTgataaataagaaggtaaacatAGGATGCAAGTACTTTTATTTCAAGTGTTTTAGGATATTATGTTCCCAAAATGGGAACTAAAATTGGAACACAGGGTTTTTCcccaagcaaaatatttaaatgtatcttCGAAGACAAAATAGATGAAGGTATCTACTGGGAAGTGCTGGCCTAGATAGGTTTTCTCATATCAGAACGAGATTGTTGCTTATTCTGTCTCAAGCCCAAACTGACTGTCTGACTCAACACTGTGCATCTTTATTCCCATCGTCCTATGACTCTCATCCAGTTTGTCCATTTTTATCTCTTGTTTATCTCTTGCAATTTCTTATTCCCAGTGCTTCTCCTTGCAATTGGTTTTATGCACAATTGTGTgattcctcctctttctccatattatcacttctgttttcatttccaaatGATGCAGCTCTCTTACTATTTAATTTATTGTTGCTAAAGCATGTTGTTAGCTAGACTTACTTAGCTTTTAAATTACAATAACCATATAATTTGTTGCTGTCACGTGGCAGgaatttctggaatgttcttatGTAAGATGAATGGAAATTGAACTTGGTTGTTAAATTGTTAGATCGTCATGGATACAGATGGTTGAACAAGAGATGAGCTGCAGTTAAGTGCTATCAAAGTCATTCTGATtatagattcatatatatatatatatatatatatatttaatactgCCCTGATATTGTTTACATCATCTCACCCATAATGTGCTAGAGGTATGAATTTATAAAGAGACACTTGTTCATCTATCCTGATAACACTCACTCTTTAATCAAGTGACTCAGGTGAACTGGCTGAAGAGCAAAATGAAGagtggaaaataaacaaaagtcaagAAGGTGTCTTCAGCAGTGTGGCCATCAGACTACTAAAGTTTAAAGTCCCCGTCATAGGGAAGTTCTCAAGTCAGTGGGGCAGCCATTCATGCCCTGCAGCATGGGgtatttccttgtgttttttgtACGCATTACATTCTAAAGCTGATATTCTACTACTTTCCAGACATGCCTTCCTGTGATCCCATCTATCGTGGAAAATTTAAGTGATTTAACAGCTCTTCCCACCATCTTCAGTCTGTTAGTTATAGATATCACTATGGTATATGTGGCAATCATGATGAATAACTTGGAATACAGAATGAAACAGGAACATGAAATGCAATCATACTCAGCTAACAAGTTTTCACAAGGACAGGGAAATGATGTCATACCTACAATCCCATGATGAACAAGGGTGAGAACTGGGTTTATATCCGTGGATCCAGGTTATCATATTGCTGTTGAGGGGTAAAGAGTTAAGGATCCTCCAGTCTCAGACAGCAAGTATAGAAAAATCTGTGAGTTCCACACTCAGTGAGACATTCCTGATGTCTCAAAGGGATAAGGAGGAGAGTGACAGAACAAGCTCTCAGGGAGACTACTCTTGCTTTTCACTATGTATGTCAGGTGTAGatactcacatacatgcagaaataccacatatatatacagtatacatACTCATaacacaaaaaataacaaaacaaaataaaaactggttTCACATTGGTTAATAGGAGGTATAAGAAACAAACATTCTTAATTTCATATAAACAAGCTTTTTCTCCAAATTCCTTTATTGCTGGTGGAACACTTAAACAGTGAATTACCCACAGTACATCTCAACTTGGCTGATAAAAATTTTTGAGGACAAAATGCAAACCAATCATCTTACTTAATAAGTACCATGCGAACCTTCTTTTTGGTCTTATATTTATAAGCTCTGTGAGTAACAACATACTAAACCATATTTCTAAAGTAAACactaaagtgtttattttatggaTGTTTATTCTCATCTTAGTCTTGGTGGCCAATAAGTCAACTCTGTTTTATAGTTAGGTCTccattctttaaaatatccacCTTGGATATGTCATCTTCAAGTGTAGCTTCTCGTGCGACACTTTAAAAACACAATCGTACCATTATAGGCTTCATTTTAAGcttattttggattttattattttctatataaacaTGAAAATCCTTTCTAGTCATCTGAGCAGAATATCTCTGGTGAAGTACCTGCCAGCACCCATCTATCACTGCACTGCTCAAGGTCTACTACCCTAGTTGACACAGCTACAGACTTCTTTTAGTGTATTTGAGCATGGCAGTGAGACTTCAACATTTTTGTTTCTACATGTACACTTGACTAAGCAGGCAGTAAGTCAATATTCAATGAAACTGAAATTTTGGTTGAGAAATTCCCATTCAGGTTACTTCTACCTCCCGCCCCCAAAAAGCCAACTTCCTAGTTCTATTTTCATGCAGCATGAAAcacattatatttataaataattcccTGTGTTGCAGACAATGGATTGTTTACCCAATCATCTAAAACACAATTTCTCTGTGACAGTGCAGCCTattacacacatgagcacataaaATCAATGATGAGTAAATCCTGCAAGAATATAATCTCTTAATTCTATATAGAATGTATCTGTACTGCTGTACATCTTCATTCTGAGCTTCTAAATCATCTgcagttaaaatataattttcagaaTAAATGGTTTTCATGAAGAATGCATTTTCTagtgaaattatatataaaataatagtagcACTCCAAAAGTGAAAAATCAATCTTGAATTAAGTCTTTACTCCTTCCCCAGAAGCCCAGCCTCCCTGCTACTTCTCCAGTTCCATATCTAACTCCCTCCCTTCCTAGGAGTGTGCCAATCAACCAATctactgcctttgaaatttctgaTAGATTTTGTAGCTGCATATGTTTGAGACGCAGAAGTTTTAttgctgaagaaataaataaagtacaAATGTTTTTCATGTTATTAAAAATCTGTGTTGCGTATAAGGACAGCACGTGTGCAAATCTATTGGCGCATACAAAGTCAGCTATTGCATTATTAATCGTTTGGATAGATAAGTTATACTACCTATGCCTTTTATTAACTGCCTTTTGTTCTCCTTTcgcattctttatttcttctatgattttccttttccttctaagATTTGCTTAGCTAAACCACAATCTCCTGTGTGTTCTTGGAAAGGAGGTTTCCTCCAAGAAGCTTTCTGGTTAGCTCAATACCTTTGCTCAGATATATAACTAGATAAAGGCGTAGGATCTGCGATCATTGTAAGGAAAGCCCCCCTAAGACccactttaaagaaagaaatagcaattGATACATTATCTGCAAATGACTAGAATCTATCCACCACCTTCGAATCTTAGGAACTGTGCATACCTCTCTACAGCGAGAACTGGTTGAATTCATACAGTGACCTGTCTCTTAACTCAGAAGCATCATTTCTCGCTATATTCATAAGCTTTTCAACCTTTAGCAATATATGCTTTCAAATCCTGACTGAGCCCCAGTGCTGCTGACAAAACATAGGTGTTAATCTAAGTCTTCCCTTATCTTTTGCCCTCTTAAtctctaaattttaaataatctaataattttattatatcttCATGTCTTTAATTAGTTAAGCAATGTGGCTAGGATATGGACCGTGGCTTTGatagctggatccagcccattccttagctttctgagagtctggcAGAGGAACCAGCCAGAAGCATGCTTATTgacacaactctatggtgttctAAGGtttctgccaccaccaagaagcatgcttggctattcataaacaccatttaagagttttgtggcagggcctcttaaaagaactgcaaggCTTTGAAGCTAAATCagaatcaggaagcctctcttaaatgagagcatttgcctctagcaaagagTCCACCCAAGAAAGTGTtactatcaataagccatgcttaactctattcttttgtaACTAGgataacttcccaagctctcaCAGGTTTCATGTGGGTGCAGTTGTCCACGTTGACAccactcttaatctcagggtcatgggttcaagtTCCACGTTGAGCACCATTCATTGGTCCATTTGACTATTCTAATAGCTACAACTTAGTGTTCTGCCTAAACTTGCTATACACTTTAAGTCTCCTGTTTGTTCTTATGAAATCTTACCTCTGTATATGaggtaattacatcatttctaaaTGCTATTGACCCACATCCTGTGAAATctcctttt carries:
- the Znf804a gene encoding zinc finger protein 804A isoform X2, whose amino-acid sequence is MYRAQDYAEKENTIAKALEDLKANFYCELCDKQYYKHQEFDNHINSYDHAHKQRLKELKQREFARNVASKSRKDGRKQEKALQRLHKLAELRKETVCAPGSGPMFKSTTVTVRENLHEVSQREAVDSTNNQQERTPSEEKGKDVTTASAEMESARNCTANNGQLGDQAQGIHRHRVGFSFAFPKKASVKLECSAAAFSECSDESSVEKESGRKTRFVPSTCHMQLSSPTCELLGSEEEANSFHPPEAMCTDQTTPQVEEMKEIFNEKNTPLTSFCQLQLPVCSDADTCQNSAPFEDQRSMADVVNEDILVSQNNPDFTEKNPTVPNDCTPAQTTTEENAKINDVTKMETGNKIDHEPLVPSNAAENNTRLQKGPDLWKRQCDPFVPVLNKLGSTVLQWPSEMLIYTTTEPSISYSCNPLCFDFKSTKLNNNQHKTKLTLNDLNYQQEEDFSKRPDADCHDEPIAGVTNGEISGNKNGDTKVAALQAVHVLSNSYDSEQNENVDQKHKDISCINRKANKYNFTRNQIRRGTLNEKYNKSRLKETHEHWFHKSRRKKKRRKLCHHHHEETTKEPEVPCKVEMDSQCTDESRKGSQEPVPDSQQGSPEQQTDLHQPPDERANAESINVSENGEMNTTWNHESNNDVISSQNHEGRNKIVVNGHANPPMMRSGKQNPTYSRTFCCWKARTSSCQGDDRGLVPQNDVKGPSQNQPVKRGYNSLMNEAERFHRKRRQHSCSYSSDENHQNRLAEEYLGPPSASVTPCQPKKKRRRKRSRFHIGGRTVKVKDNSDYSMKRSSSLSPSDGLVKEDKNDNIKPQENTSLEKSSEQTEHKVMLHPYSPLPSETSGKSEHPATETTPSDLSQAPDDLPTSVHVARAESNGSSDSTLLEHNQRSQTTNSNEKQIPFKVPNTERNFRNSQTKSYICRYELAETIPQGKMNETPTEWLCYNSGILSAQPPLQFKEAHVSGHAFVTTEQILAPLALPEQALLIPIENHDKLKHLPCEVYQHIIQPNMLANKVKFTFPPTPLPPPGTPVPPLPLQRPFCSTSVTAIHHTVLQHHAAAAAAAAAAAAAGTFKVLQPHQQFLPQVPALTRASIPQISVGTVGPRLCPGSQPALVASPQMPIIPASVLHPSHLAFPPLPHALFPSLLSPHPTVIPLQPLF
- the Znf804a gene encoding zinc finger protein 804A isoform X1, whose translation is MECYYIVISSTHLSNGHFRNIKGVFRGPLSKNGNKTLDYAEKENTIAKALEDLKANFYCELCDKQYYKHQEFDNHINSYDHAHKQRLKELKQREFARNVASKSRKDGRKQEKALQRLHKLAELRKETVCAPGSGPMFKSTTVTVRENLHEVSQREAVDSTNNQQERTPSEEKGKDVTTASAEMESARNCTANNGQLGDQAQGIHRHRVGFSFAFPKKASVKLECSAAAFSECSDESSVEKESGRKTRFVPSTCHMQLSSPTCELLGSEEEANSFHPPEAMCTDQTTPQVEEMKEIFNEKNTPLTSFCQLQLPVCSDADTCQNSAPFEDQRSMADVVNEDILVSQNNPDFTEKNPTVPNDCTPAQTTTEENAKINDVTKMETGNKIDHEPLVPSNAAENNTRLQKGPDLWKRQCDPFVPVLNKLGSTVLQWPSEMLIYTTTEPSISYSCNPLCFDFKSTKLNNNQHKTKLTLNDLNYQQEEDFSKRPDADCHDEPIAGVTNGEISGNKNGDTKVAALQAVHVLSNSYDSEQNENVDQKHKDISCINRKANKYNFTRNQIRRGTLNEKYNKSRLKETHEHWFHKSRRKKKRRKLCHHHHEETTKEPEVPCKVEMDSQCTDESRKGSQEPVPDSQQGSPEQQTDLHQPPDERANAESINVSENGEMNTTWNHESNNDVISSQNHEGRNKIVVNGHANPPMMRSGKQNPTYSRTFCCWKARTSSCQGDDRGLVPQNDVKGPSQNQPVKRGYNSLMNEAERFHRKRRQHSCSYSSDENHQNRLAEEYLGPPSASVTPCQPKKKRRRKRSRFHIGGRTVKVKDNSDYSMKRSSSLSPSDGLVKEDKNDNIKPQENTSLEKSSEQTEHKVMLHPYSPLPSETSGKSEHPATETTPSDLSQAPDDLPTSVHVARAESNGSSDSTLLEHNQRSQTTNSNEKQIPFKVPNTERNFRNSQTKSYICRYELAETIPQGKMNETPTEWLCYNSGILSAQPPLQFKEAHVSGHAFVTTEQILAPLALPEQALLIPIENHDKLKHLPCEVYQHIIQPNMLANKVKFTFPPTPLPPPGTPVPPLPLQRPFCSTSVTAIHHTVLQHHAAAAAAAAAAAAAGTFKVLQPHQQFLPQVPALTRASIPQISVGTVGPRLCPGSQPALVASPQMPIIPASVLHPSHLAFPPLPHALFPSLLSPHPTVIPLQPLF